The sequence TTGTCAAAATgaatatatagagagagataCGAGTAGAAGATGGAAAGGAATATCAAATGAGTGATTTGATTTacctttcattttcaatatagtTTTCTTGATTTCTACCGCACAATTCTCACAATGCATATACACCTTGAGCACCACAATCATCACTCTAGGCTgcgaaaataaaaataaatcaaatattaaatataaaaataatataatttttttttataaaattattattttttaagataaataaataaaaccttttctttctcttctttcttattCTCTTGAGGCTCTTTGGCTTTGGGAATGGGAGAGAGAAGCTCTACATTTTTCCCATATTTCTTCTTAACCCTCTCCAAAACCTTCAATGGATCAGCCTTTTCTCCCTTTACTATCACTTTATGATTCTTTCGATCCGTCTCAACTTCTTCAACCCCTAtggaacataaaataaaataaaaataaaaataaaataaaaaaaaccacataaaaaattagagaaataaaaggattaataaatgtaaaaatatgcaccaaaaaaaaaaaaaaacaaactataaattcttttaactaaaacatgtgatgtgattattatattttttttttgtagagtcATACCATCAAAACCTCTCAGGCTTTTCAAAACCTTGTTTGCACATCCTTCACAGTGCATGTAAACCTTCAAAATGATATCTTCCTTTGGTTCTTCTTGCTTCTTATCTCCACTTTTTGGATCCCCTGTTATgccttttttctcattttcaccatttttctgtccaaaaatcaaatttcaggctttgttccattttttaaagtagtttttagaaaacaatttattggaagagttttaaaaaacagttaagaattcaaatatgaaaaataattttcccgtacaatgtaaaaaattatattgaaaagtttgagtgttttttttaaaaaaagaaaaaaaacacttgaaaacacctataaatttgttttaaaaactaagtattttcaaaataaattctcaaaaaaaatattttttaataaaaaaattattaaatatatttttaaacttaaaaacttattttcaagaataatttcCAAAGAAACtcttaaaatcatattaaactAATAAAACAAACACAGTCTTAAAACTAATAAAACCAATAGAATTATTGTtaccatggtttttttttccctttctcttcttataatttctcaacaaccaaacaaataatTAGGGTTTGATACCTTTCCCATAGCTTCTGTTGGGAGCCTCTCTTAGACCAAATGCTGAGTGCAAGGAATGTGGTGGAAACAACAAACTATAAATTGGATAGGAAGGCCTCCCATGGTAGGAAATgatttcatcaatttatttaaatttcatcttcGGGAAGGATGAAATCATTTCATTCCAGAACATCAATCAAATAATGAgcatcattaatttttttaatgatttgaggTCTTTTGGAGTTATAACGTAAAATTTAATACTCTTGAAGTAAAATCTTAACTAAtaattaattcttcaaattaggGAATTGAATTCCAAAAATGGATctgaaattaaaatgaaataatataattgggTTTTCCAAAATGGTCCCATTATCTGATTTTTGCAATTTTGAAGAGATTGTCCACATCAAATGCAAAGAAAATTTACCTTATCCTATGTATAACTCCTTGCTACATTGATgataagaatattttataagCAAGTTAGAGAGATTCAATCTTAGAAACCacaaaaagtattttaataaagGGAAAAGGACACAAGAATTCAATTCTTTGGAATTTGGAAAAGGTTTGAACATCTTTTCGTTATTATAATGTATATTAAGGAAGTTCCTCATGATTGTTTCTGAATATagcttttgaaaattgttttctaatattgtgtaaaataaaagtcttttttgaaaacttaaaatatttttattcgacttttaatactttttaaaaatattttaaaaatatattttttatataaaatgatttatag is a genomic window of Vitis riparia cultivar Riparia Gloire de Montpellier isolate 1030 chromosome 1, EGFV_Vit.rip_1.0, whole genome shotgun sequence containing:
- the LOC117921255 gene encoding heavy metal-associated isoprenylated plant protein 7-like is translated as MEIVLKIIPRDPKSGDKKQEEPKEDIILKVYMHCEGCANKVLKSLRGFDGVEEVETDRKNHKVIVKGEKADPLKVLERVKKKYGKNVELLSPIPKAKEPQENKKEEKEKPRVMIVVLKVYMHCENCAVEIKKTILKMKGVRTVEPDTKNSTVTVKGVFDPPKLVDHLHNRAGKHAVILKQDEEKKQKKQKVKEMRETDKKSDIKEGIEEQWGNEIDSNFFYYNSQYPYQHLYPYQFLSEENTNACSIL